A region from the Hirundo rustica isolate bHirRus1 chromosome 20, bHirRus1.pri.v3, whole genome shotgun sequence genome encodes:
- the TRIM32 gene encoding E3 ubiquitin-protein ligase TRIM32 encodes MAAAPYLNSDALREVLECPICMESFTEEHLRPKLLHCGHTICKQCLEKLLANSINGIRCPFCSKITRITSLAQLTDNLTVLKIIDTAGLGEVVGLLMCKVCARRLPRHFCKSCSLLLCEPCKEASHVPPGHRVTAIKEAAEERRREFGTRLARLRELMGDLQKRKGALEDVSRDLQSRYKAVLQEYSKEERKIQEELARSRKFFTTSLSEVEKINNQVMEEQAYLLNLAEVQIMSRCDYFLAKIKQGDIALLEEAADEEEPELTNSLPRELTLQEVELLKVSHVGPLQIGQVVKKPRTVNVEEPLMEHATPSFVPFREPDLVQEEPSCTPHSSPAKPRLPEAATSIQQCSFIKRMGSKGSLPGMFNLPVSLHVTSQGEVLVADRGNFRIQVFTRKGFLKEIRRSPSGIDSFVLSFLGADLPNLTPLSVTMNCHGLIGVTDSYDNSVKVYTMDGHCVACHRSQLSKPWGIAALPSGQFVVTDVEGGKLWCFTVDRGVGVVKYSCLCSAVRPKFVTCDAEGTIYFTQGLGLNLENRQYEHHLEGGFSIGSVGPDGQLGRQISHFFSENEDFRCIAGMCVDSRGDLIVADSSRKEILHFPKGGGYNILIREGLTCPVGIAITPKGQLLVLDCWDHCIKIYSYHLRRYSTP; translated from the coding sequence ATGGCTGCCGCCCCTTATCTCAACTCGGACGCGCTGCGGGAGGTGCTGGAGTGCCCCATCTGCATGGAGTCCTTCACCGAGGAGCACCTGAGGCCCAAACTCCTGCACTGCGGGCACACCATCTGCAAGCAgtgcctggagaagctgctggcGAACAGCATCAACGGGATCCGGTGCCCCTTCTGCAGCAAGATCACGCGGATCACCAGCTTGGCTCAGCTCACTGACAACCTCACCGTGCTGAAGATCATCGACACGGCCGGCCTGGGGGAAGTGGTGGGACTCCTCATGTGCAAGGTCTGCGCGAGGAGGCTGCCAAGGCACTTTTGCAAGAGCTGTAGCTTGCTTCTGTGTGAGCCGTGCAAGGAGGCTTCGCACGTGCCCCCAGGACACAGAGTCACTGCTATCAAAGAGGCGGCTGAGGAGCGTAGGAGGGAATTTGGGACGAGGCTTGCCAGGCTTCGGGAGCTCATGGGTGAtcttcagaaaaggaaaggtgCTCTGGAGGATGTTTCAAGAGACCTGCAATCCAGATACAAAGCGGTTCTGCAGGAGTACAGCAAAGAGGAGCGCAAGATCCAGGAAGAACTGGCCAGGTCACGCAAGTTCTTCACCACCTCTTTGTCTGAAGTGGAGAAGATAAATAACCAGGTGATGGAGGAGCAAGCTTACCTGCTAAACTTAGCAGAAGTGCAGATAATGTCTCGCTGTGACTATTTCCTTGCCAAAATAAAGCAGGGGGATATAGCTCTCCTGGAGGAGGCGGCGGACGAGGAGGAACCAGAACTGACAAACAGTCTCCCGAGGGAGCTGACTCTGCAAGAGGTGGAACTCCTTAAGGTGAGCCATGTGGGACCCCTGCAGATCGGGCAGGTGGTGAAGAAACCCCGCACCGTTAACGTGGAGGAACCGCTGATGGAGCACGCAACACCCTCCTTCGTACCATTTCGGGAGCCTGACTTGGTGCAAGAGGAGCCCAGCTGTACCCCCCATTCCTCGCCAGCCAAGCCAAGGCTGCCTGAAGCAGCCACGAGCATCCAGCAGTGTTCCTTCATCAAGAGGATGGGCTCCAAGGGCAGCCTGCCGGGGATGTTCAACCTCCCCGTCAGCCTGCACGTCACCAGCCAAGGCGAGGTGCTCGTGGCGGACCGGGGCAACTTCCGAATCCAGGTTTTTACCCGCAAGGGCTTCCTGAAGGAGATCCGCCGGAGCCCCAGTGGCATCGACAGCTTCGTGCTGAGTTTCCTTGGAGCGGACTTGCCCAACTTGACCCCCCTTTCTGTCACCATGAACTGCCACGGGCTGATCGGTGTGACAGACAGCTACGACAACTCCGTCAAGGTGTACACCATGGATGGCCATTGCGTGGCGTGTCACCGCAGCCAGCTCAGCAAGCCCTGGGGCATCGCCGCGCTGCCCTCGGGCCAGTTCGTCGTCACCGACGTGGAAGGGGGGAAGCTCTGGTGCTTCACCGTGGACCGTGGCGTGGGGGTGGTGAAGTACAGCTGCCTGTGCAGCGCCGTGCGCCCCAAGTTCGTCACCTGCGACGCCGAGGGGACCATTTACTTCActcaggggctggggctcaACCTGGAGAACCGGCAGTACGAGCACCACTTGGAAGGAGGCTTCTCCATCGGCTCCGTCGGCCCGGACGGGCAGCTGGGGCGCCAGATTAGCCATTTCTTCTCCGAGAATGAGGATTTCAGGTGCATTGCTGGGATGTGCGTGGATTCCAGGGGAGACCTGATCGTTGCTGACAGCAGCCGTAAGGAAATCCTGCATTTTCCTAAAGGAGGAGGCTACAACATCTTAATCCGGGAGGGACTCACCTGCCCGGTGGGCATTGCCATTACTCCCAAagggcagctgctggtgctggactGTTGGGATCATTGCATTAAGATCTACAGTTACCACCTGAGAAGATACTCCACCCCTTAA